Proteins co-encoded in one Brassica oleracea var. oleracea cultivar TO1000 chromosome C4, BOL, whole genome shotgun sequence genomic window:
- the LOC106337092 gene encoding protein SAND, whose translation MATSDSSSSPSSSGTDFADPNPSTDPDTSSDRVQSLLESLNLSQPSEVSDGSHTDFTGDDEEEEEEEEEVVPANGSGLAGVSGGEAAEHPVEMEAGEEPPSPTSSGYDGERGSSGGGASTFKADNASEGGEIREANADGEQHEAAWLPGKRHVDEDDGSMSWRKRKKHFFILSHSGKPIYSRYGDEHKLAGFSATLQAIISFVENGGDRVNLVKAGKHQVVFLVKGPIYLVCISCTDETYEYLRGQLDLLYGQMILILTNSIDRCFEKNANFDMAPLLNGTDAVFSSLVHSFSWNPATFLHAYTCLPLPYALRQATGTILQDVCASGVLFALLMCRHKVISLAGAQKASLHPDDLLLLSNFVMSSESFRTSESFSPICLPRYNPHAFLHAYVHFFDDDTYVILLTTRSEAFHHLKDCRIRIEDVLLKSNILSTVKRSIAEGGLRVEDLPIDRLLRQKQSSTCNQRQDTDASVGTGGPFGLWHFMYRSIYLDQYVSSEFSPPVTSHRQQKSLYRAYQKLYASMHEKGLGPHKTQYRRDENYTLLCWVTPDFELYAAFDPLADKAMAIKICNQVCQRVKDVENEVFLQGASPFSW comes from the exons ATGGCGACTTCAGATTCGAGCTCTTCTCCTTCTTCTTCCGGCACCGATTTCGCCGATCCGAACCCTAGCACCGATCCCGATACGAGCTCGGATCGTGTTCAAAGTCTATTGGAGTCGCTGAATTTGTCTCAGCCAAGCGAAGTCTCTGACGGAAGCCACACCGATTTTACCGGCGATGATGAGGAAGAGGAGGAGGAGGAGGAGGAGGTTGTACCGGCCAACGGTTCAGGTTTGGCGGGAGTTAGCGGAGGAGAGGCGGCGGAGCATCCGGTTGAAATGGAGGCGGGGGAGGAGCCTCCGAGCCCGACGAGCAGCGGTTACGATGGGGAGAGAGGGAGCAGCGGCGGAGGTGCCTCTACTTTCAAAGCTGACAATGCAAGCGAGGGTGGTGAGATTCGGGAAGCCAATGCGGATGGTGAGCAGCATGAAGCCGCGTGGTTGCCTGGAAAACGCCACGTCGACGAG GACGATGGTTCTATGTCATGGAGAAAGAGGAAGAAACATTTCTTCATTTTGAGTCACTCCGGCAAACCCATTTATTCCAG ATATGGAGATGAACATAAGCTTGCTGGTTTTTCAGCTACTCTTCAAGCTATTATTTCTTTTGTTGAGAATGG TGGCGACCGTGTCAATTTAGTCAAGGCAGGAAAACACCAG GTTGTCTTTCTGGTGAAGGGGCCAATATACCTGGTCTGCATCAGCTGTACAGATGAAACATATGAATACTTAAGGGGGCAGCTGGATCTTCTATATGGTCAG ATGATACTCATTTTAACAAATTCAATAGACAGATGTTTTGAGAAGAATGCAAATTTCGACATGGCGCCCTTGCTTAATGGGACAGATGCTGTCTTCTCATCTCTTGTCCATTCGTTTAGCTG GAATCCAGCTACGTTTCTTCATGCATACACTTGTCTTCCCCTTCCGTATGCGTTAAGGCAAGCTACAGGGACAATATTGCAAGATGTTTGCGCGTCTGGTGTATTGTTCGCACTACTAATGTGCAGACACAAG GTTATCAGTCTTGCTGGTGCACAGAAAGCTTCTCTTCATCCCGATGACTTGCTTCTACTCTCAAACTTCGTCATGTCATCAGAATCATTCAG GACATCAGAATCTTTCTCGCCAATCTGCCTACCAAGATACAACCCTCATGCCTTTTTGCATGCCTATGTGCACTTCTTCGAC GATGATACATATGTAATTTTGCTTACCACACGTTCAGAGGCCTTCCATCATCTCAAAGATTGCAG GATTCGCATTGAGGATGTTCTTCTTAAGTCAAATATTCTAAGCACGGTTAAAAGATCAATCGCGGAAGGTGGACTGAGGGTTGAGGATTTGCCAATAGACCGTCTTCTTCGACAGAAACAGTCTTCTACTTGTAACCAAAGACAAGATACAGATGCATCCGTGGGAACAGGAGGTCCCTTTGGACTTTGGCATTTCATGTACCGCAGTATATATTTAGATCAGTACGTTTCATCCGAGTTCTCACCTCCAGTAACTAGCCACAGACAACAGAAAAG TCTATATCGAGCATACCAGAAACTCTATGCTTCAATGCATGAAAAGGGATTGGGACCCCATAAAACTCAATATAGACGAGATGAGAATTACA CTCTTCTATGTTGGGTCACACCAGATTTTGAACTCTATGCAGCATTTGACCCACTTGCAGACAAG GCGATGGCGATAAAGATATGCAATCAGGTTTGCCAGAGGGTAAAAGATGTGGAAAATGAAGTGTTCTTGCAAGGAGCTAGCCCTTTCTCTTGGTGA